Proteins from a single region of Mailhella massiliensis:
- a CDS encoding ABC transporter permease has translation MRIVKPLLFPFLLLCLWQFSAATGMVSPYLLPSPSQVLETGLFMAGNGALFSHIGASLSRIAAGFGLSMVLAFTAAGVLSRWKTLDECLQGSLSFLRMTPPLALTPLLILWLGIGDATQIAIIVLASFFPMYLNTRAGLNRLEAPFRELAASLGLSRMRTALFFLLPAATPSIVTGLRLSFGYSWRALIAAELIAAGSGLGYMIMDAEQMQRADEVIVGILVIGLLGWLFDAAFSFLVSALLSRRFPELAA, from the coding sequence ATGCGTATCGTCAAGCCTCTGCTTTTTCCCTTTCTTCTGCTGTGCCTGTGGCAGTTTTCGGCCGCAACGGGCATGGTATCGCCGTATCTTCTGCCTTCGCCGTCGCAGGTACTGGAAACGGGGCTTTTCATGGCGGGGAACGGGGCGCTGTTTTCGCACATCGGGGCCTCGCTTTCGCGGATTGCGGCGGGGTTCGGGCTGAGCATGGTTCTGGCGTTTACGGCGGCGGGGGTGCTTTCACGCTGGAAAACGCTTGACGAATGCCTTCAGGGGAGCCTTTCGTTTTTACGCATGACGCCGCCTCTGGCGCTGACGCCGCTGCTCATCCTCTGGCTGGGCATAGGGGACGCGACGCAGATTGCGATTATTGTTCTGGCGTCGTTTTTTCCCATGTATCTGAACACGCGGGCGGGCCTGAACCGCCTGGAAGCGCCGTTCCGGGAGCTGGCGGCGAGTCTCGGGCTTTCGCGGATGCGTACGGCGCTTTTCTTTCTGCTTCCGGCGGCAACGCCTTCCATCGTCACGGGGCTGCGGCTGAGCTTCGGGTACAGCTGGCGCGCGCTGATTGCGGCGGAGCTGATTGCGGCAGGCAGCGGGCTGGGGTACATGATCATGGATGCGGAGCAGATGCAGCGGGCGGACGAAGTCATTGTGGGAATTCTCGTCATCGGTCTTCTGGGCTGGCTGTTCGACGCGGCCTTTTCCTTCCTTGTTTCCGCGCTGCTTTCGCGGCGTTTTCCCGAGCTTGCCGCATGA
- a CDS encoding ABC transporter ATP-binding protein has protein sequence MNTPRSLPLLEGVHKAFGPREVLRGATLSLAPSGITCLLGSSGCGKSTLLRVAAGLEKADAGRIFVSPEECAMVFQDPRLLPWLTVGENLRLALPPSCPDAAQRMEKALAMVELSADLVSAMPRELSGGMAQRVGVARALLRSPRILLMDEPFASLDAITREKLQIMLKRLMRRALCLLVTHDMEEALRVADRILVMAGGEIRESFDISETPGPERRELIRQNILKHLNTKE, from the coding sequence ATGAACACGCCGCGCAGTCTGCCGCTTCTTGAAGGGGTTCACAAGGCGTTCGGCCCGCGCGAGGTGCTGCGCGGAGCCACGCTTTCTCTTGCGCCTTCGGGCATCACCTGCCTGCTGGGCTCTTCGGGCTGCGGCAAGTCCACGCTGCTGCGCGTGGCCGCCGGGCTGGAAAAAGCGGATGCGGGGCGCATTTTCGTTTCTCCCGAGGAATGCGCCATGGTCTTTCAGGACCCGCGTCTTCTGCCCTGGCTCACGGTGGGGGAAAACCTGCGCCTTGCGCTGCCGCCCTCCTGCCCGGACGCGGCGCAGCGCATGGAAAAGGCGCTTGCCATGGTGGAACTTTCCGCCGACCTCGTTTCCGCCATGCCGCGGGAGCTTTCCGGCGGCATGGCCCAGCGCGTGGGGGTGGCAAGGGCGCTGCTGCGTTCTCCGCGCATTCTGCTCATGGACGAACCCTTCGCCTCGCTGGACGCCATCACGCGCGAAAAACTGCAGATCATGCTCAAAAGGCTCATGCGCCGCGCGCTCTGCCTGCTCGTCACCCACGATATGGAAGAAGCCCTGCGCGTGGCGGACCGCATTCTGGTCATGGCCGGGGGCGAAATCCGCGAAAGCTTCGACATTTCCGAAACACCAGGCCCCGAACGGCGGGAACTCATCCGCCAGAACATTCTCAAGCATCTGAATACTAAGGAGTAA